The Mesorhizobium loti DNA segment CGCTCTCATGAAGCGTCTTGATGAAGGCATTGGCCGCCTCGGCATTGCGCTCCAATCCTTCATGGATGGTGTGGTGGTCTGTGTCGAGAATCTCGAAACCGCGCATCAGCCGCGCCTCCGCTTTGGCGAAGACCGGAAAATAATGATGATCCTCGACATTGTGGTGACCGTCGAGATTACCGAGAAAATGGTTGAGGCGCGGCGCGAACCAGCGCGCAAAGTCAGGCGTCGTCAGCCTGCCCTCGCGATAATCGCCAATACCATTGGTCAGCATGCCGCCGAGTTCGCGGAACATGTCGTGCCGCTGCAGCCACATATTGGCGATACCGTGGATGTTGGCGTGGCCCTGCCATTCTTCACGCGGGTATTTTTCGACCAGCCAGCGCAAATCGTCCGGCAGGCCTTTGCGTTCGAGAAGCAGAAGATTTGTGGCTTCGGACATGACGGTTTCCTTTAGTTACCGTCATATAAGAATGGCAACGCTAGATCGGTAGTCCGGTGATCCGCTCGATAAGCGCGATGCCCCAGACGCCGGCGACGATGACCACCGAAATCAGCACCGCCAGCGAACCGCAGTCCTTGGCCAACTGGATATCGACATTGAACTCGCGGCTGAACGCATCACAGGCGGCCTCGATGCCGGTGTTCAGCACCTCGACCATGATCAGCAACAGCACCGCGCCGATCAGCAAGGCATAACCACGCCAGGAGACCGAAACGAACCACGCCGCCGGCAGGGCGAGCACCAGCAGCATCAGTTCCTGCTGGAAAGCCTTTTCACTGGCGGCCAGCTTGCGAAACGCCCGCACCGAATTGAAAAAAGCGTCGATCAGCCGCTGCATGCCCAAACCTCTTTCCGGATCACCGGCACGGGATAAAGCAACGGCCCGATCAAGGGAATAAGCCATCTCGTCCAAAATTCATTCAGCGACCGCGATCGAAGGCGTCGACTTTTCAAACTGCGGCAGCCCGTCAACGATCGAATAATAGTCACCCTTGTCGCCAACGAAGATATGGCAGTCGCCCTTGAGGCCTGTCGGCTTGTCGAACGCTCCCGCCATCACCGAAATATAGTCTTGAGCCCTTGGCTTCCAGAAAAGCACGGACCCGCATGTCTTGCAGAAGCCGCGCCCGGCGAAAGCGGACGCCTCATACCAGGTGATGCTTTCCGTGCCTTCGATCACGATGTCGGCGTCGGCGACATTGGTCGCGGCATAGAAATGCCCGCTTTGCTTCCTGCATTGCGAGCAATGGCAGTAGACGACGCCGCGCAGCGCTCCCCTTGTCCGGAAGCGGACCGCTCCGCACAGGCATGATCCCTGGTGACTATCGCTCATTTCGGCCCCCCTTGAAGAAACCTCGTCCAGCATCGTTGCCAGGATTCCAGCTTTGCGGTGGTTACGCGCAAGCAAATGCGACATCGATTGGCGTGACAAAATTCGAAATTCAAGTCTCATTTCCATCAGCACAACACGCGGATTTCGAAGTCAAAGCCGCCAAACCGGGTGTTATCGCGCTACGGTGGTACAAAAATTACGCTTCTACAGCCACAGGTAGAGAAAAACCTGTGGAAGTCGTGCGAATTAAGGAAACTTTAGCGCCACCGCATTTATGGTCCCATCAAGCGAAGGTCGCGGGTGGGGACGCGCCTCTTCGCAAGATGTTCTGGACTACCGGGTCGCGCTCCCCAGGTCGGCGATCAATGGAACCCGCCAATTCCGCGCCGGGATCCGAGGGGAAGAGTGGATCAGACATGCAGCCGGCAGTAGCCACAACCGAACGAAGCACCGACATCGCAGCCACGGTTGTCGCGACCATGCGCCAGCTTGGCGTCCTCGGCCTGCCGCGCAACTATGAGATCTTCTACGAGGCATTGAGCGGCACCAATCGCGAGCTCAGCCTGGCCGTCGTATCGCTGAGCAGCCGGCCGACGCAAGATGAGCTGGATCAGATCGGACGCGCCTTCTTTGCCCAGAACCATGGCCCCGGCATCGTCGAGCATGCCAGGGACGTCATTGCCAGGGAACTCGAGGAGGTCGCGGCGCTGTTGCGAAGCGAGCGCAGCCACATCGAGAAATACGGCAGGATTCTCGACGAGACATCAAACGGCCTGAGTGGCCGCAGCCTGCTCTCCCAGGATCTTCTGCAGAAAATCGCCAACGCCATGGCCGTTGCCACCAATTCGACGATCGATCACGGCAAGCAGATTGCTTCGACGCTCAGCGACAAGACGGCCGAGCTCGAAAGCGTGAAGTCGAAGCTCGAGGAATACAAGCGGCTGGCCGATACGGATCCGCTGACCCAGATCTGGAACCGCCGCGCCTTCGACAAGGAAATCACCAGGATCTACAACAGCAACAAGGGCATCCTGTTCAATGCCTTGGTCCTTGCCGACATCGATCGGTTCAAGGATATCAACGATCGCTACGGCCATCCTGTCGGCGACAAGATCATCCAGATCATCGCCGAGATCTTCCAGACCAGCATTCGCGGCGACATGTTCGTTGCCCGCACCGGCGGCGAGGAGTTCGCGCTGATCATCGAGGGCGCCAGCGAAGATGCCACTTACGAGATCGCCGAGCGCATTCGCGCCCTGATCGAGCAGACGCCGTTCACCAGCAGCCAGACTGGCATGAATTACGGCACGGTGACCGTCTCGATGGGCATCTGCATGGCATCCGAGGCCGAAGGACCCGAAGATCTCTACACCAAGGCCGACCGGGCGCTCTACCGTTCGAAGGTGAGCGGCCGTAACCGCGTCACCAAGCATTCGACGATGGCCGGCCGAGCCGGCAAGAGCTGGCTGCTCTACAGGAAGGACTGAGGCTGATCGGGCAACATCGGCCGAGAACACAAACGCGAGCTGAAACGAAAAAGGCGCCGGATTACCAGGCGCCTTTTTCTTTATCCAAATGGCCGGGATCAGCCGTTGGCAACCTGCTTGTGCTGAACCGGATGGCTCTTCTTCAAGAGATCCGACACCAGGAAGGCCAGTTCGATCGCCTGGTCGGCATTGAGGCGCGGGTCGCAATGGGTGTGGTAGCGGTCCTGCAATTCCTCGGCCGTGATGGCGCGCGCGCCGCCCGTGCATTCGGTGACGTTCTTGCCGGTCATCTCGACATGGATGCCGCCGGGATGCGTGCCTTCGGCGCGGTGCACCTCGAAGAAGGTCTGCACTTCTTTCAGGATGCGGTCGAACGGCCGCGTCTTGTAGCCGGCAGCCTCGATTGTGTTGCCATGCATCGGATCCGACGACCAGACGACGCTGCGGCCTTCCTTCTGCACCGCGCGTACCAGCTTCGGCAGATGGTCGGCGACCTTGTCCGAACCAAAGCGGGCGATCAGCGTCAGCCTGCCGGGCTCGTTCTCCGGATTGAGCAGGTCGATCAGTTCCAGCAGGCCATCCGGCGTGAGCGACGGGCCGCATTTCAGGCCGAGCGGGTTCTTGATGCCGCGGCAATATTCGACATGCGCATGGTCGGGCTGGCGCGTGCGGTCGCCGATCCAGATCATGTGGCCTGACGTCGCGTACCAGTCGCCCGAGGTTGAATCGACGCGGGTCAGCGCCTCCTCGTAGCCGAGCAGCAGCGCCTCGTGGCTGGTGTAGAAATCGGTCTCGCGCAGGGCGTAATTGGTTTCCGAGGTGATACCGACAGCCTTCATGAAGTCCATCGTCTCTGTGATGCGGTTGGCGAGCGACTCGTACTTCTCACCCTGCGGGCTGTCGGAGACGAAACCGAGCATCCAGCGATGCACATTCTCCAGGCTGGCATAACCGCCCTGGGCGAAGGCACGCAGAAGGTTGAGCGTCGCCGCCGACTGGCGGTAGGCCATTTCCTGGCGGGCAGGATCGGGAATGCGCGAC contains these protein-coding regions:
- a CDS encoding hemerythrin HHE cation binding domain-containing protein; amino-acid sequence: MSEATNLLLLERKGLPDDLRWLVEKYPREEWQGHANIHGIANMWLQRHDMFRELGGMLTNGIGDYREGRLTTPDFARWFAPRLNHFLGNLDGHHNVEDHHYFPVFAKAEARLMRGFEILDTDHHTIHEGLERNAEAANAFIKTLHESEDKQRFAADAYADENSRLIAMLTRHLADEEDLIIPLILDRGDQALGID
- a CDS encoding diacylglycerol kinase, coding for MQRLIDAFFNSVRAFRKLAASEKAFQQELMLLVLALPAAWFVSVSWRGYALLIGAVLLLIMVEVLNTGIEAACDAFSREFNVDIQLAKDCGSLAVLISVVIVAGVWGIALIERITGLPI
- a CDS encoding glutathione-dependent formaldehyde-activating GFA codes for the protein MSDSHQGSCLCGAVRFRTRGALRGVVYCHCSQCRKQSGHFYAATNVADADIVIEGTESITWYEASAFAGRGFCKTCGSVLFWKPRAQDYISVMAGAFDKPTGLKGDCHIFVGDKGDYYSIVDGLPQFEKSTPSIAVAE
- a CDS encoding diguanylate cyclase GGDEF domain-containing protein; this encodes MQPAVATTERSTDIAATVVATMRQLGVLGLPRNYEIFYEALSGTNRELSLAVVSLSSRPTQDELDQIGRAFFAQNHGPGIVEHARDVIARELEEVAALLRSERSHIEKYGRILDETSNGLSGRSLLSQDLLQKIANAMAVATNSTIDHGKQIASTLSDKTAELESVKSKLEEYKRLADTDPLTQIWNRRAFDKEITRIYNSNKGILFNALVLADIDRFKDINDRYGHPVGDKIIQIIAEIFQTSIRGDMFVARTGGEEFALIIEGASEDATYEIAERIRALIEQTPFTSSQTGMNYGTVTVSMGICMASEAEGPEDLYTKADRALYRSKVSGRNRVTKHSTMAGRAGKSWLLYRKD
- a CDS encoding 3-deoxy-7-phosphoheptulonate synthase, class II, giving the protein MTKWSPNSWRAKPIKQVPAYPDLAALKNTEAQLATFPPLVFAGEARKLTKQLAAVANGDAFLLQGGDCAESFAEHGADNIRDFFRVFLQMSVVLTFAGAQPVVKVGRVAGQFAKPRSSDNETKGEVTLPSYRGDIINGIEFDQKSRIPDPARQEMAYRQSAATLNLLRAFAQGGYASLENVHRWMLGFVSDSPQGEKYESLANRITETMDFMKAVGITSETNYALRETDFYTSHEALLLGYEEALTRVDSTSGDWYATSGHMIWIGDRTRQPDHAHVEYCRGIKNPLGLKCGPSLTPDGLLELIDLLNPENEPGRLTLIARFGSDKVADHLPKLVRAVQKEGRSVVWSSDPMHGNTIEAAGYKTRPFDRILKEVQTFFEVHRAEGTHPGGIHVEMTGKNVTECTGGARAITAEELQDRYHTHCDPRLNADQAIELAFLVSDLLKKSHPVQHKQVANG